The DNA region GCGTAGCAGGACCGCCCAGGACCGCCAAGGCAAACCACACCAGAGCGAGAGAAGCCACCATGAAAGTCGACGCAGCCCACCGTGTTACCGACATGGAGACGCTGAGCGCCCTCTACGGGCAGCCCAGCGAGGCCTCCCTGCTCAAGGAAACGCCGTACATCCATCCGCACTATCGCGCCTTCATCGAAGCGTCGCCCTTCATGGCGCTGGCCACCAGCGGCCCGGGCGGGTTGGACGTCTCGCCGCGCGGCGACCCGGCGGGCTTCGTCGCCATCGCCGACGAGCACACCTTGCTGCTGCCCGACCGGCGCGGCAACAACCGCGTCGACAGCCTGCGCAACGTCATCACCGATCCGCGCGTGGCGCTGCTGTTCCTGGTGCCGGGCGTGGGCGAGACGCTGCGCGTCAACGGGCAGGCGGAGATCAGTATCGACCCCGAACTGCTGGCGCGCTTCGAGGTGGACGGCAAGGCGCCGCGCTCGGTCCTGGTGGTGCACGTGGAGACCGTCTTCTTCCAATGCTCGCGCGCGCTGCTGCGGTCGCGCCTGTGGGACCCATCCATCCAGATCGATCGCGCCGCCCTGCCCAGCACGGGCAAGATCATCAGCGATATCAGCAAGAGCGGCTTCGACGGCGAAGCCTACGACAAGGCCTTGCCGGAGCGGGTCAAGCAGACCTTGTATTGATCGGCGGGCAGCGCCGGAGACAGGGCTGAGGCTAGCAGCAGGGCTAGGGCTGCCAGCCGCGCACGAACACGTCGGCGGGCTGCCGCTTGCCGCCGGCCTTCTGCAGTTCCAGCAGGCGCAGGATGCCGTCGGCGGTGGCGATGTCCACGCCTTCCGGCCCGGCATGCAGCACGGCGCCGGGCGTGGCGCCGGCGGTGTCGGCCGGCACGGCGCAAGCGCGCCAGACCTTCACCGGATCGTCCAGCCCGGGCAGGCGCGCGGTGGCGCCCGGCGCGGGATTGAAGGCGCGCACGCGGCGCGCCAGCAGCGCCGCCGCCTGGGTGAAGTCCAGCGCCGCCTCGGCCTTGTCCAGCTTGGCGGCGTAGGTGACGCCTTCCTCCGGCTGCGGCTCGCGCCGCAGGGCGGGCAAGTTCGCCAGGGCCTGGACGATGGCCTGCGCGCCGGCATGCGCCAGCGCGTCATGCAGTTCGGCCGCGTTCTGCCCGGCGCCGATTTCCACCGGCTGCACCAGCAGCATGTCGCCGGTGTCCAGCCCTTCGTCCATCTGCATGATGGTCACGCCGGTGCGTTCGTCGCCGGCCTCGATGGCGCGCTGGATGGGCGCCGCGCCGCGCCAGCGCGGCAGCAGGCTGGCATGGATGTTCAGGCAGCCGGCGGGCGGCAGTTGCAGCACCCAGGCCGGCAGGATCAGGCCGTAGGCGGCCACCACCATCACGTCGGGGGCGGCGGCCAGCAATTGCTCGCGCGCCTGCGCGGCTTCGTCGGGATAGCGGCCGTCCAGCCGCAGGCTGCGCGGCTGGGCCACCGGGATGCCGGCCGCCAGCGCGGCCTGCTTGACGGGGCTGGGCGTGAGCTTGAGCCCGCGCCCGGCCGGGCGGTCGGGCTGGGTCAGGACCAGCGGGACTTCATGGCCGGCCGCGAGGATGGCGTCCAGCGCGAGGCGGGCGAATTCCGGCGTGCCGGCGAAGACGACGCGCATGGTCAGGCCCGCAGCGCTTCGCGCTCGGCCTTGCGCAGCTTGGTCTTGATGCGGTTCTGCTTGAGGAAGGACAGGTACTCGACGAAGACCTTGCCGTCCAGGTGGTCCAGCTCGTGCTGCACGCACACCGCCAGCAGCCCGTCGGCTTCCATCTCATAGGGCTTGCCATCGATGTCCAGGGCCTTGAAGCGGACCCGCGCGGCGCGTTCGACTTCGTCGTAGATCTCCGGCACGGACAGGCAGCCTTCTTCGTAGCGCTTGCGCTCTTCGCTTTTCCAGGTGATTTCCGGATTGATCAGGACCAGCAGCTCGTTGCCTTCCTCGGACACGTCGATGGTCACCACGCGCTCGTGCACGTCGACCTGGGTCGCGGCCAGTCCCACGCCGGGCGCCGCGTACATGGTCTCGGCCATGTCGCGCACCAGCGCGCGGATGCGCTCGTCCACTTCCGCCACCGGCTGGGCCTTTTTGTGCAGACGCGGATCGGGGTAACGCAGAATATTGAGCAATGCCATGACGTATTCCTGCCGCGGCGTCACCGCGGCAGAAGGAATGAAGGGGTGGGAATGTTGTAATGATAAATCAACAACGATTTGATTTCTAATAGTTTTCGGCTAAAGAAGGGATAAAGGGGACGCAAGAACACGGCCGCGGCCAGGCGCGCGTTTCGGACGCGGCGGGGCCGGGCCGCGCGGGCGGCCGTGCGACACTGCCGCATGCCTTTTACCCACGATCCCATGGAACTTTCCGCCTGGCTGCGCCTGTCGCTGGAGCCCGGCCTGCGGCCCGCCGACGCCTACGTCCTGCTCGGCGCCATGGGCCTGCCGCAGCAGGTGTACGCGCGTCCGGCCGCCGAACTGGCGCAATGGGTGCCGGGCCCGCTCGCGCGGCAATTGGCCGCGCCGCCGGTCCCGGCCCTGGCGGCGCGTATCGCGGCGGCCCTGGACTGGGCGCGCCAGCCGGACCATCACCTGCTCTGCCTTGCCGACGCCGCCTATCCCCGCGCGCTGCTGGACGTCGGCGACCCGCCGCCCTTGCTGTACGTGCGCGGCGACCCGGCGCTCCTGGCCCGACCCTCGCTGGCCATCGTGGGCGCGCGCAACGCCACTCCCGACGGCTGCGACAACGCCCATGCCTTCGCCCGCCACCTGGCGGCGCAAGGCTGGTGCGTGGTCAGCGGCCTGGCGGCCGGCATCGACGCGGCGGCGCACGAAGGCGCGCTGGCGGCAGGGGCGGCCGGCGCCGCCACGGTCGCCGTGCTGGGAACGGGAATAGACGTGGTCTACCCCTTGCATCACGCAGCGCTGGCCACGCGCATCGCGGAGAGCGGCGCCCTGGTCAGCGAATTTCCCCTGGGCACGCCGGCGCTGCCCCATCATTTCCCGCGCCGCAATCGCCTGGTGGCGGGGCTGGCGCGCGGCGTGCTCGTGGTGGAGGCGGCCAGCCGCAGCGGCTCCCTGATCACCGCGCGGCTGGCCGGGGAATACGGCCGCGAGGTCTTCGCCATCCCGGGCTCCATCCACTCGCCGCTGACGCGCGGCTGCCATGCGCTGATCCGCCAGGGCGCGAAGCTGGTGGAAAGCGCCAGGGACATCGCGGACGAGCTGGGCGGCGGAAAGCCGGCACGCGCGCATGGGCCGGGGATGGACGAAGACCCGGAAGAAAACGTCGACGAGAACGCGCACGAAAACACGGACCCGCATGCGGACTCGCAGACGGACCAGAACACGGACGCGAGCACGCACGAAGCCATGGACAAGGGCATGGCCGGCGCCGCGCGGGCGCACGCGCTGCCCGGCCGGCCGGACGCCGCCTTGCTGGCCTGCCTGGGCCACGATCCCGTGCATCGCGAAACGCTGATGCTGCGCAGCGGCCTGGCGAGCGCCGAGCTGGACGCCGCGCTGCTGCGGCTGGAATTGGCGGGGCAGGTGGCGCGGCGTGAAAGTGGGTACTTCCAACGCTCGCGCGGCGGCGCCCGGGCCCGCGGCAAGGACTAAAATCCGCCGCAGGAGCCAGACAGACAGAACCACGGACAGAACCAAGAACAGAACCGAGAACAGGAATCGCCATGCCCTTCCCCCAACGCGTGAAAATCGTCGAGGTCTCGCCCCGCGACGGTCTGCAGAACGAGAAAGCCTTCGTCCCCACCGAGGTCAAGATCGAGCTGGTGAACCGCCTGTCGGCCGCCGGCTTTCCGAATATCGAAGCGGCCTCCTTCGTGTCGCCCAAATGGGTGCCGCAGATGGCGGACGGCGCCGAGGTGATGGCGGGCATCCACCGCAAGCCGGGCGTGGTCTATTCCGTCCTGACCCCGAACATGAAAGGCTTCGACGCGGCGCTGGCCGCCAAGGTCGACGAAGTGGTGATCTTCGGCGCCGCCAGCGAAGCGTTTTCGCAGAAGAACATCAACTGCTCCATCGCCGAATCGATCGCCCGCTTCGAGCCCGTGGCCGAAGCCGCCAAGGCGGCCGGCCTGCGCCTGCGCGGGTCGATCAGCACCGCGCTGGGCTGCCCGTACCAGGGCGAGGTGCCGGTTTCCGCGGTGGTGGACGTCGCCCAGCGCTACCTGGCGCTGGGCTGCGACGAGATCGACGTCGCCGACACCATCGGCGTGGGCACGCCGGCGCGGGTGCGCGAGGTCATGCGCGCGGTCACGGCCAAGGTGGATCCGTCGCGCGTGGCCGGCCACTTCCACGATACCTATGGGCAGGCCGTCGCCAACATCCTGGCGGCGCTGGAAACCGGCATCGGCATCTTCCACACCTCGGTCGCCGGCCTGGGCGGCTGCCCCTACGCCAAGGGCGCCACCGGCAACGTGGCGACGGAAGACGTGCTGTACATGCTGCGCGGCATGGGCATCGAGACCGGCATCGATTTCGACGCGGTGGTCGACATCGGCCAATGGATTTCCGGCCACCTGGACCGCAAGTCGGCCAGCCGCGCGGGCAACGCGGTGGCGGCCGGGCGCGCGGGCTGATTCCTGCCCGCGGCTGATTCCTATCGTATCGGCAGGGCGTACATCAGGCCGCCCTTGTTCCACTGCGCGTTCAGGCCGCGCTGGATCTTCAGGGGGCTGCCCTGGCCGACGTTGCGCTCGAAGCTTTCACCGTAGTTGCCGACCTGCTTGATGATGTTGTAGGCCCATTTGTCATCCACCCCCATGTTCTTCCCCGCGCCCTGGATCACGCCCAGGATGCGCTGGATATTGGGGTTGTCGCTCTTGAGCTGCTGGTCCACGTTGGCCGACGTCACGCCGTATTCCTCCGCCTCGATCATGGCCGACAGCGACCAGGACACGATGTTCAGCCAGTTGTCGTCGCCCTGGCGCACGAAGGGGCCCAGCGGCTCCTTGGAGATGATCTCGGGCAGCACCACGTAGTCGTCCGGATTCTGCAGCTTGGAAATGCGGATCGACGCCAGGCCCGAGGCGTCGGTGCTGAAGACGTCGCAGCGGCCGGCGACGAAGGCGTTGACCACCTCGTTGAACTGGTCGATGACCACCGGCTTGTACTCGACCTTGTTGGCGCGGGCCCAGTCGGCCAGGGTGTTCTCGTTCGAGGTACCGGCCTGCAGGCAGATGGTGGCCCCGTTCAGTTCCTTGGCGCTCTTGACGTTGAGCGACTTGGGCACCAGGAAGCCCTGGCCGTCGTAGAAATTGATGCCGGCATGGACCAGGCCCAGGGCCGTGTCGCGCTGCTGCGTGACCGAGGTGTTGCGCGCCAGCAGGTCGACTTCGCCGGATTGCAGGGCGGTGAAGCGCTGCTGCGAATTCAGCGGCACCACCTTGAACTTGCTGGCGTCGCCGAACACGGTGGCGGCCACGGCGCGGCAGACGTCGACGTCCAGGCCTTTCCAGTTGCCCTGGGCGTCCGGCGCCGAAAAGCCGGGGAAGCCGGTGGTGGTGCCGCACAGCACGGTGCCGCGATGGCGCACCACGTCGAGCGTCTTGCCTTGTTCGGGGGCGGCTTGCGCGGCGTGGGCGGCGCCGGCCAGGAGGGCGGCGCCGATGAGGGCGTTGACGATACGCATGACGAGTCCTTTTTATGCAATTCGGGCGTGGCGCCAGGCGGCGAACGGCCGGCGCCGAGGACATAAGCTTAGCCCGCCGGGCGGCGGCATGTTAAATGCCTTGCGGCAATAAGGTCCACGCGATCCCGCCGGCGTCAGTCATAGGACCGCGCGTCTTCGATGACCTTGCCGTCGT from Bordetella genomosp. 10 includes:
- the def gene encoding peptide deformylase, which gives rise to MALLNILRYPDPRLHKKAQPVAEVDERIRALVRDMAETMYAAPGVGLAATQVDVHERVVTIDVSEEGNELLVLINPEITWKSEERKRYEEGCLSVPEIYDEVERAARVRFKALDIDGKPYEMEADGLLAVCVQHELDHLDGKVFVEYLSFLKQNRIKTKLRKAEREALRA
- the dprA gene encoding DNA-processing protein DprA, encoding MPFTHDPMELSAWLRLSLEPGLRPADAYVLLGAMGLPQQVYARPAAELAQWVPGPLARQLAAPPVPALAARIAAALDWARQPDHHLLCLADAAYPRALLDVGDPPPLLYVRGDPALLARPSLAIVGARNATPDGCDNAHAFARHLAAQGWCVVSGLAAGIDAAAHEGALAAGAAGAATVAVLGTGIDVVYPLHHAALATRIAESGALVSEFPLGTPALPHHFPRRNRLVAGLARGVLVVEAASRSGSLITARLAGEYGREVFAIPGSIHSPLTRGCHALIRQGAKLVESARDIADELGGGKPARAHGPGMDEDPEENVDENAHENTDPHADSQTDQNTDASTHEAMDKGMAGAARAHALPGRPDAALLACLGHDPVHRETLMLRSGLASAELDAALLRLELAGQVARRESGYFQRSRGGARARGKD
- a CDS encoding amino acid ABC transporter substrate-binding protein, with translation MRIVNALIGAALLAGAAHAAQAAPEQGKTLDVVRHRGTVLCGTTTGFPGFSAPDAQGNWKGLDVDVCRAVAATVFGDASKFKVVPLNSQQRFTALQSGEVDLLARNTSVTQQRDTALGLVHAGINFYDGQGFLVPKSLNVKSAKELNGATICLQAGTSNENTLADWARANKVEYKPVVIDQFNEVVNAFVAGRCDVFSTDASGLASIRISKLQNPDDYVVLPEIISKEPLGPFVRQGDDNWLNIVSWSLSAMIEAEEYGVTSANVDQQLKSDNPNIQRILGVIQGAGKNMGVDDKWAYNIIKQVGNYGESFERNVGQGSPLKIQRGLNAQWNKGGLMYALPIR
- a CDS encoding pyridoxamine 5'-phosphate oxidase family protein — encoded protein: MKVDAAHRVTDMETLSALYGQPSEASLLKETPYIHPHYRAFIEASPFMALATSGPGGLDVSPRGDPAGFVAIADEHTLLLPDRRGNNRVDSLRNVITDPRVALLFLVPGVGETLRVNGQAEISIDPELLARFEVDGKAPRSVLVVHVETVFFQCSRALLRSRLWDPSIQIDRAALPSTGKIISDISKSGFDGEAYDKALPERVKQTLY
- a CDS encoding hydroxymethylglutaryl-CoA lyase, whose amino-acid sequence is MPFPQRVKIVEVSPRDGLQNEKAFVPTEVKIELVNRLSAAGFPNIEAASFVSPKWVPQMADGAEVMAGIHRKPGVVYSVLTPNMKGFDAALAAKVDEVVIFGAASEAFSQKNINCSIAESIARFEPVAEAAKAAGLRLRGSISTALGCPYQGEVPVSAVVDVAQRYLALGCDEIDVADTIGVGTPARVREVMRAVTAKVDPSRVAGHFHDTYGQAVANILAALETGIGIFHTSVAGLGGCPYAKGATGNVATEDVLYMLRGMGIETGIDFDAVVDIGQWISGHLDRKSASRAGNAVAAGRAG
- the fmt gene encoding methionyl-tRNA formyltransferase codes for the protein MRVVFAGTPEFARLALDAILAAGHEVPLVLTQPDRPAGRGLKLTPSPVKQAALAAGIPVAQPRSLRLDGRYPDEAAQAREQLLAAAPDVMVVAAYGLILPAWVLQLPPAGCLNIHASLLPRWRGAAPIQRAIEAGDERTGVTIMQMDEGLDTGDMLLVQPVEIGAGQNAAELHDALAHAGAQAIVQALANLPALRREPQPEEGVTYAAKLDKAEAALDFTQAAALLARRVRAFNPAPGATARLPGLDDPVKVWRACAVPADTAGATPGAVLHAGPEGVDIATADGILRLLELQKAGGKRQPADVFVRGWQP